Sequence from the Melitaea cinxia chromosome 18, ilMelCinx1.1, whole genome shotgun sequence genome:
GCAGTGCCGCGATTGTGATACTGCTGCCCGTCCCGTTGCCCAGGGTGCACCACGAGGAGGTCACCGACAAGCaccccaacctaacctaacctaacctaaccttttttttttttttttttttaacgtggggaaaatccgtcatggacaccctccggtagggggggctcggaggggattcagactcttactgaataaaaaccgccacgtgtgttctacCGTGCGCCTATGTGGCGGGATCACAAGGACGCTTGTCAGCTcattcgcaaccccgccggcgcttgccctttcgggcccaccacggtgcaaagcacctcggaggacgcactcgaacacgaagcgcgccctcccctccttgggggaccgtgcaagtcggacgacgaatcccccgacccatcgcccgcgtggcccccccgcgggcagggggacaccccccgcccgcattgcgcctgtgggtacaatcccgcgccgccccggcgccccaggcctagcccggcgaCTCGGCtcaccaggcacctagcccggggcggacaatgtcagcccgacgaagccgacaaaggccagggtggccgcagtcaaggccctccagccgaccgcagcctcggcgcgagagagcgcccccgcacgccttagggcgggcgagcgaacccgcccaccccactCCCCGCACCGCGTCGCAGTGCCATACCCTCACCGACGACAACCTACGTGCCACCCCGCACCGCGCACGACCTCTGAACCGAAAGACGGGCTTTCCGGGCCCCCTTCTCGGAGCGAGGAACGAGTCggcaagaccgtcagtccgcaagacccgcccccggtgatccaagtccgagacccgtcccgtcccgggccgaaagacgagCCGCAGACCCCCATAAGTCCGCAAACCCACCCCCGGTGATCCGGGACCGAGACCCGATCCCGGCCCCGGAGTTAATCCAGGACCGAAACCCGCCCCTGGAGCGGAAGACAACGTTTCCGGTGATCCAGGACCAGCCCAGAGGACCTTCCCTTCCTTAGGGGCGCGCCCAACGGCCTCGACACCcctatgcgctttcgcgcctccCGGAGCGCGACCCAAAGGCCCCGGCACTCCAAACGCGCCTACGCACGTCCTCCTCGCGCCGCGTCGCAGCGCCAAaccctcaccgacggcaacctaCGTGCCACCCCGCACCGCGCACGACCTCTGAACCGAAAGACGGGCTTACCGAGTCCCATTCTCGGAGCGAGGAACGAGTCggcaagaccgtcagtccgcaagacccgcccccggtgatccgagtccgagacccgtcccgtcccgggccgaaagacgagtcgcagacccccataagtccgcaaacccgcccccggtgatccgggaCCGAGACCCGACCCCGGCCCCGGAGTTAATCCAGGACCGAGACCCGCCCCTGGAGCGAAAGACAACGCTTCCGGTGATCCAGGACCAGCCCAGAGGACCTGCCCTTCCTTAGGAGCGTGCCACACGGCCTCGACACCcctatgcgctttcgcgcctcccgaagcgcgacccaaaggccccggcacttcaatgcgctttcgcgccctcctccctggttttggtccgcgggggtccgaggacccctaccgcccgcgtCTCGCTAGtaacgcaggcggcactcccctatccgccacccgggggacgcgcccaggtagaagaccaggaactcctcccagacctaggtctggggcctgggaacctttttttttttttttttaacgtgtggaaaatccttcatggacaccctccggttgggggggctcggaggggagtcagactcttactgaacaaaaaccacacgtgtgttccgcctatgcgcttgtggcgagatcgcgaggacacaaagctctttcgcgatcccgccggcgcctgcccagactagggcccgtcgtcgtcgccgcaaaagcggcagcgacccgagagaggatcccttgaacacataagatcgcctctctccgtcctcctcgggatcgtgcgatgcggtcgatagatcccccgacctatcgcccgctgatccaaactacgggggcggcggctgcaggttggccaggtaggccctgcgccgccgaccgcgtctaccgcgacgcgacggaagcgagttcggatcccgttcccgctcccgctccgccgcctccttccgcagcatcacggcgctgcagaaggaggagacggcgctccagttctcctcgctgccgaccatggccgagaccacggccggcagcgagagatccgctccgatggccgccgacagggcggcgcgctcctcgcaccacgccgggcagaccgcgcgcgtgtgctccgccgtgtcctcggcgccggcgtcgcaatggtgacattccgacgtcggctcccgccccagcgctcggcacagatagcgaccgaagcagccgtgcccggtcagcatctgcgccaagtggaacgacatcgcaccgtgtcgcctatcgacccagccgcgcagaacgggccgaatcgccgccaccagcccccgactagtaattacgttcgggtcctcgagattctccgaccacttccggaagaggccgtcgcgagcttctctcctccatcgcacgacctcttgcggacgaggcggttcctccctcaggcgcgcttccgtcacgcgccagaagaccgacgcgagagcttcggcctccagctcccacggggggctgccggcgaggagacacgatgcggtgtaggacaccgtacggtacgccctcgcagcccgcagcgcgatagcgcggtgcggcctgcgaatcagcgacacgttccgcgcgcagagaccgcccgcccaaatcggagcgccatacaacgccatcgaacgcacgacgcccacgaagaggcgtctgcatttgtcggcgggcccttctaggttgggcagcagactcccgagcgctccagcggcggccagaagcttcggggtcagccgccggaagtgttcgtcgaacttccagcgaccgtcgagaacgatgcccaggtacttcatcgtcgacccgacggcgatcgaagtacccccgacgactatcgacgtcccgggcggaggagcggccctcggcccgtgaaaggccaggacctccgtcttctgcaaggcgacctccagcccgagagcccgaattctggccaccacttgcgcgacgccggccgtggcgaggcggcccgcctcgcggtgcccgccggcgcgaacggtgacgagagtgtcgtctgcgtagcagatgaccgacactcccggcaacgtggcgccgcggagcacccagtcgtagccgatgttccacaggagcggtccgaggaccgaaccctgcggaacgccgcacgacatggaccgcctcgacagaccgccaccgcctatcgggaactctactgcccttcccgcaaagtaagctccgatgagcctacgcaagtagcgcgggataccgtggtatcccagcgccaccctcaccgtctcccagggcagagagttgaacgcgttggtcacgtccagcgagaccgcccacaacactccaccccgggagaccgccgactcggcgaggtccctgaggtgggcgatggccgcgacggtcgaccgcccccgacgaaatccatactgcgcctcgtgcaatcccgggttcatcgactcgagaattcgagtcgccaggatgcgctcgaacaccttactgatctcgtcgaggagcacgatcggtcgataggccgaaggctgttcggccgaccgtccgtccttcttcagcaggacgagcctgcccgtcttccacacctggggaaaccggccctgctccaggcacctgtcgaacagggcccgaattctgccacccatgctacccgtcgcgaggctcagcacctttcccggcacgccgtccgggcccggggcggtgcgcttcgatttgagcctcgcgacggccgcaccgagctccgcctcggtcacaggggggatcccgctctccgcgagacgcggctccgcgacacccatagccggtgggctccactcgttcctatgagggaagagggactcgactacgcgctgcaagatttgcggctgcaagctcgtggtcagagggggtgcccacggacggagcttcttccgcaccgcccggtacggtctgccccacgggtctctgtccagagttcgcagccactcgtcccagcacgattccttagcgcgtgcaatgcccgcctgcagcgctttgcaggcggaccggtaggagtcgtacaggccgtcctctgcggcctggtcccttcttcgcctccgcctgtagttggtgaatcggcggcgcgatctcacgcaggcttcgcgcaagtcgcggagctccggacgccaccagtacaagtgccgccgcggcgggaacggcttcgccctcggcatcgccgcgtcgcagatccgcgccagtgattcgcggatgccctctgcttcctcgtcgacggaaagggccggttccgaaggtcggcggatccattcctccactatcgcagcctccacggcgatccccgcatccatccgactcagcacccagcgcgggccggtgccgatcggaacgctcgagtcggacgcgttcgaacgcgacgaggagacgtcgaaccgaatgtaccggtggtcggagagggtctcgacgtcggtcaagactctccaaccccggacgcggttgtggaggtttcgggacgcgaaagtcacgtccacaatggacccaccgctccttcgcacgcaggtgttcctcgtgccccggttcagcaacgtgaggcccgttgccaccgcccattcctccatgatcgcgcccctcgcgtcagtcgccggagccccccaggtcaccgacttggcgttgaagtcgccggcgatcagaacggcacggtgcggccgccgagcgatcgacgccccgatctccgcgagcattgcctcgaagtcggcgagactccggctcgggggagcgtacacgccgatgacggccactccgtccatcgtaccgagtgcgtatccgctccccctccggacgtccacgaagcccgcagaggccggagcgatcaccgcgaccgacccgtccaggtcgcccagccaatcgccgcgatcggggaccgcgtagggctccgccactatcgcaatcttaatgccccactgtgccatgctctcgatcagcagatcttgagctctggcacagtggttcacattagcctgcaagaacttaatggacgccattaattatcggcgtccattaaatcctccactggcttagcagccggcgcgtcgacgacggtagcctttacgggcctgtctttgcgcctgccactcttgttggtctttccctttttcttgttgtagtcggggcacctcctgtcgccaattttgtggttggcgggccggtccgccgccgcacatatggcgcacttcggctcggctttgcactcgcgaagtctgtggcccgactcgccacagcggtagcaggcgccgctgcggtccacttcgcgagtgcacttcgcgccgacgtgccccgtctcctggcaccggaagcacctcagcggcctcggttcgagcagccggaccctcgccgtggtccagccgacgcgcaatcgtccttcacgggcgacttttcgcgccgcgaccaccgggcagctcacccagagcgagccgttgggggcgagggagccagccttcacgtcgtccggctgacacccaccgtccgcggccagtgctcgggtgacctcctcggcggtgacggagtcgtcgagccccatgacccgcagctcgaccctcttcgaaggccgctgcactctgacgtCTTCGGTGCCGAGGACttcccgcaatttcgaggcgagaaggtcggccttctcgcctttctccgctccagggacctcgatgatccgggaacccgtcgcgcccgttcggatcttgagcgtttggattcccagaccatcgaggtctatcctgctgcgggcctccttgattacagaggcgtacgtgacgcctctgtccttcgcctccggctgcagcgttatcgaaaccgccgccgaagacggcgcccgcaacttctttttcggctttgcttctttcgaagcagccgtAGCCGCACccttgcctggcttcccggccttccgtccgaggacggtagaccaggtctcccgtgcggcaggagtcgcgggcgccggtttcgcagcaggtttcggcgctgccgccggagtctcgaccgcgttcgcggtcttacccttctttttctttctctcccgtccgtttggcttccccctcttcggagccggattcgctggcggggtcaacgtcgtgaccgccgcctggtcggccggctcggaagctggggccagagcgacacgctgcgctttggccggtaagagccggtcgctcaacgcctcgatcttggcgtcgatcgaggcgttgagcatgtcgctcagtttggacgcgagagagcgttcacgttcgtcccagtcgtcgggacgcagagatttatgcgccgcagtctgcgacagcatgaaTCTATCCATTTTTTCTTCCAGAGCGTTGAACTTCGACCtccactcctccttctcctttcgaagttcggcaactaacgccctgaggtggacgacctcgtcagtcgcgttgcgattggcgagttcctccaccacctccttcatgcctttgcgcacttgtttaagggccttgatataagtgcccttgaggtttctcgagcttccggtcaccttttgcagaagctcaaggtaaccttccgctcgagaaagcgcgtctccacatcttccggcgtcgtcgctgagcgacatgtccgactgacgcgagcttgtcctggattggaccgcACGCGCCATGTCGGCCAgctcgctctccgcctggattttccgttcgcgctccttttcgtcgttaaggcgacgtctggcttcggccagtccaacgtattggccggttgtagccggtcgacctcggcctctgccaggcgtcgcccttttcctttcattttcctcctccgaggagcccggagacaggattcttttcctaaactgaggctttcggcggcgggaagatcccaacgacatgttgtcgtcggaatctgatcccgccccccaaaacctcccgtcgaccgaggagagagagccgacgctgtccacacgcgtgaggacaactcgcggctgtctcaccccgccagtaactccgcccttctcgggcccaacgtcttcaccgcccttctcgggcactacgtccactccgcccttctcgggcactacctcaactccgcccttctcgggcctctcgtcggaaccggaaagctccgaaacacaaacacgtgatttgcccatcccagattcgacagggctgcgcgccgaagcgcgaagggattctccattgcctgaggcgccggtaccctcctgggttaataatgttttaatgcacgtatccatgtttaagggatgacacagtaagaccgaacctcccgtcggccacgcatcccttcgcgctgtgtcgccgcttaggattcggggtaatttttatagaggtcttcttcctctagatccggccggttaaggcaagacccctcggtcccgcacgaagccgcgagacatgaccacgacacctcgcacggggttacgagcttatgaggcgtagagcggacgggaaacccgcccactctacccgacggcggggtcaccgccgccgaggtcgcccgtccactgggagcaggggggaaaatccccaccccgcttctccgcgccttcgcagcgccacactcaccaaatcaccaaggggggcgagcgatgatgataaaataaataaataaataaataaataaataaataaataacgctcaccccgccctctagtgccggggggaccgccaaggtccacatcccactccgcgccctctcttccggcgccgcgtgaaaggctaggccattccacgcaaactccgcgctccctcgtggcgcaatgtgcgatcacaggaccactccagtacaagaccagagcgggacccggacgcctcgcctggtgttggtccgcgggggtccgtagacccctaccgcctgcagtcattcgactgcggcgacactcccctatccgccaaacgggggacgcgcccaggtagaagtccaggaactcctccccttggagcctaggtcccagacctaagtctggggcctaggctccaaaggcctggggggcctgggaacctaacctttttttttttttttttttttttttttacgttggaaaatgcatttacgcactgaccccgccacCGAAAGCTCGGcagcgggagtgtggggctcccggcggtaggtgcaatgccagactacccactaaaaaccaacGGTGTCCACCTTCGTCGCCCGTGCCGGGGTCGCAGGAAACCGAATTCTTCTGCAAACCCCGGCGGCGTGCCTCGTCAGGCCCTTTCCCATCCTCGTGGAGGAGGTGGCGCGCGGGGGACACCGCGCGCGCCTACCCGGCAGATTTTGGTCTGCCTAGCGTCTAGGGAGGGAGGCGGTTATCGTGCGCCAGCCTCCGACGCCCGGTCCTTTTGCGGCGGAGGGGGAGGTCGGTGGTGTCCTCCCtcacccgctccgccgcctccttctgcGCCATCACCCGCTCACAGTACGCGAGGACGGCGTCCCAGCACCTCTCGCTGCCGGTCATGGCAGAaatcacggccggcagcgaaagGTCCAGCCCAACTACGCTTCGGAGCTCTTCCCGCTCCTCCACCCACGCCGGACACTCCTCCAACACGTGTTGCGCCGACTCGTCGTCACAATCCTGGCAGTGGTGGCAGCGAGGAGAGGGCTCCCTCCCGGCGACCCGACACAGGTACCCCCCGAAGCAACCGTGCCCCGAGAGGACCTGCGTGGCGCGGAAGGTTAGGACGCCATGTCGTCTGTCCAACCACTGCCGAAGAACCGGCCGAACCGCATCGATCGTCCGGTGCCCCGCACTCGGACGCTCGAGCCTCACAACCCACTCCGCGATCGCGGCATCCCGCTCTCGCCTCAGATGTTCTGCCAGCCGTGGTGCCGGACTGAGGGTCCCGGACGCCAGACTCCGACGCCGCCGGTATGACGACGCCAGAGAGACCGCGTCCAGGTCCCAGGGCAGGACTCCAGCCAGCACGCACGCTGCCTCGCCCGAGATCGTACGGTACCCGCGTACGACCCTGATCGCCATCACCCTCTGCGCGCGCCGCAGCAGGGCGATGTTCTCGCGGTCCAGGGCGTCGGACCAGACGGGGGCACCGTACATCGCCATCGCTCTCACGACGCCGGTGTAGAGCCGGCGGCAGCTCACACCGGGACCGCCGATGTTCGGCAAAAGCCACGAGAGCGAGGCTCCCACCTTCAGCAAGCGCGGGACGAGCCGCGCGAAGTGCGCCCGGAACTTCCACCGGCCGTCGAGCACGAGACCCAGGTACGTCATCGTGCCCGACAGGCCGATGCGAGTGCCTCCCACGATAAGATGTGCGTCGTGGGGAGGCGCCCTCCTCGGGCCGTGGAAGACTATTCCTTGCGCCTTGTCCAGCGCGACGACGAGGCCGAGACGCCGGATTCGCGCCACGACCTGCGCGACGCCAGCGGTCGCCAGCACTGCCGCCTCCCGATACGTCGGTCGGCGGGCCAGCACCAGCGTGTCGTCGGCGTAGCAGACGACGCTGACGCCGCGCAGCAACGAGCCACGCAACACCCAATCGTatccgatgttccacaggagtggCCCAAGCACCGACCCCTGCGGAACACCGCACACGACTTCCCTTCTCACAACCCGACCATCCCTTCCGGGGAAGACCACCCACCTGTCGGAGAGGTAGGCACCGACCACGCGACGCAAGTAGGTCGGCACCCCGTGGTAGCGGAGCGCCTCCCTGATGCAGCCCCAGGGCAACGTATTGAAGGCGTTGGCGATGTCGATAGACACCGCCACGACGACGTCGCCCCGGGCCACCGCTTCCTGCACCTGGGCACGGACGCACAGCACGGCATCCACGGTAGAACGGCCACTGCGGAAGCCGAACTGCACGTCCGAGAGGTCGGGTCCTCGACGCCCGAGGTGCGCCACCAGACGCGCGGCCACGACGCGCTCGAACAGTTTGGCGAGCTCGTCGAGGAGGACGATGGGGCGATACGCCGACGGTGACTCCGCCGGCCGGCCTTCCTTCCTGAGGAGGACTAACCTGCCTGTCTTCCACCGCTGTGGAATTATGGCTTGAGCCAGACAGGCAGAGAATAGCCCTCGAACTCGCGGCGCCAGGTGATTCAGCGCCACCGCCCACGCCCTCCCCGGAATCCCATCCGGGCCTGGAGCGACGTTCTTCCGTCGCAGCCGCGCGACTGCTTCCCCGAATTCCGACTCTCCGACCTCCGGTGCCTCCTCTCCGACGTCTCGATCCTCTCCTCGCGGTGCCATCGACGGCGGCTCGTGCTCGGCCGGCGCCGTCGGGAACAGGGCCGCGACCACCTCACGGACCACTTCGGCGTCCAGGGTCTCCGTGAGTGGAGGAGCCCAGGGACGGACCTTGTTGCGTACCCGCTTGTAGGGCATTCCCCACGGGTCGCTGTTCAGTCCGTCCAGCATTTCCTCCCTGGCCGCGGCCTGCGACTCGCCGATGGCACGACGGAGGCTGGCTTTGGCTGCCGTGTAAAGGGCGTACAG
This genomic interval carries:
- the LOC123662314 gene encoding uncharacterized protein LOC123662314; amino-acid sequence: DRRHGAMSFHLAQMLTGHGCFGRYLCRALGREPTSECHHCDAGAEDTAEHTRAVCPAWCEERAALSAAIGADLSLPAVVSAMVGSEENWSAVSSFCSAVMLRKEAAERERERDPNSLPS